In Bradyrhizobium sp. CCBAU 051011, the following are encoded in one genomic region:
- a CDS encoding gamma-glutamylcyclotransferase, which translates to MSAITLNDTEFSTGDLWVFGYGSLMWRPGFDFIERVPARLIGEHRALCVYSFVHRGTPEKPGLVLGLDRGGACRGIAFRVAEKHSTATIAYLREREQVTSVYREVKRSVWLENEARERVSALVYVVDRGHAQYAGRLSLAEQLRHVLQGHGQSGVNRDYVLATVKAIEAEGFRDSQLHQLAAMLHNQHPFHPSAEGAEDAASPGAHGSATGHPLRRL; encoded by the coding sequence ATGTCCGCGATTACACTCAACGATACGGAATTCTCGACAGGCGACCTCTGGGTGTTCGGTTACGGCTCCCTGATGTGGCGCCCGGGCTTCGACTTCATCGAACGGGTGCCGGCGCGGCTGATCGGGGAACACCGCGCGCTCTGCGTCTATTCCTTCGTCCATCGCGGCACGCCGGAAAAGCCGGGTCTCGTGCTCGGGCTCGACCGCGGCGGCGCCTGTCGCGGCATCGCTTTCCGGGTTGCAGAAAAGCACAGCACCGCGACCATCGCCTATTTGCGCGAACGCGAGCAGGTCACTTCGGTCTATCGCGAGGTGAAACGATCGGTGTGGCTGGAGAACGAGGCGCGCGAGCGCGTCAGCGCGCTGGTCTACGTGGTCGATCGCGGCCACGCGCAATATGCCGGTCGGCTGTCGCTCGCCGAGCAGTTGCGCCACGTGCTGCAGGGGCACGGCCAGTCCGGCGTCAACCGCGACTATGTTCTAGCCACCGTAAAGGCGATCGAGGCGGAAGGTTTCCGCGATTCCCAACTGCACCAGCTCGCGGCGATGCTTCACAACCAGCATCCGTTCCACCCTTCCGCCGAGGGCGCAGAAGACGCAGCCTCGCCCGGGGCGCACGGTTCCGCGACCGGCCATCCCCTGCGCCGTCTCTGA